The Thermococcus thermotolerans genome contains a region encoding:
- the rtcA gene encoding RNA 3'-terminal phosphate cyclase, which yields MNWVEIDGSYGEGGGQILRTAVALSVITGKPVKIIRIRANRPNPGLRPQHLHGILALKELSNARVKGARVGSTVLEFVPGEARPKHVRVPIKTAGSVTLVLQALLPAMAFTGGSFEITGGTDVPWSPPVDYLKNVTLYALGKMGIGAEIEVKRRGHYPKGGGLVVGRVEPWEGRKPLKALEWCRIERFAGISHATNLPAHVAERQAKAARERLEELYSVPVEIETEVSRSLGPGSGIVVWAETDSLRLGGDALGKRGKPAEVVGREAADELIEQLTLRKAVDKFLADQLIPFLAFAGGEIGVTEITSHLITNVWVVEQFLGRIFEVEGEIGGPGVVRVEV from the coding sequence ATGAACTGGGTAGAAATAGACGGTTCCTACGGCGAGGGTGGGGGACAGATACTCAGAACGGCCGTTGCCCTCTCAGTAATCACCGGAAAGCCCGTTAAAATCATCAGAATTCGAGCCAACAGGCCGAACCCCGGCCTCAGGCCGCAACACCTCCACGGGATTCTGGCCCTAAAGGAGCTCAGCAATGCCAGAGTTAAGGGGGCTCGGGTCGGCTCGACGGTTCTTGAGTTCGTTCCGGGGGAGGCGAGGCCAAAGCATGTCCGCGTTCCCATAAAGACGGCCGGCAGTGTAACCCTTGTTCTCCAGGCCCTGCTTCCTGCGATGGCCTTCACCGGCGGGAGCTTTGAGATAACCGGCGGAACCGACGTCCCCTGGAGCCCGCCGGTTGATTATCTGAAGAACGTAACACTTTACGCCCTTGGGAAGATGGGAATTGGGGCTGAAATAGAGGTCAAGCGGCGTGGCCACTATCCAAAGGGTGGCGGGCTGGTGGTCGGAAGGGTTGAGCCCTGGGAGGGGCGGAAACCTCTGAAGGCCCTTGAATGGTGCAGGATAGAGCGCTTCGCAGGGATAAGCCACGCCACCAATTTGCCTGCCCACGTCGCGGAGAGGCAGGCAAAGGCAGCTAGGGAGAGGCTTGAGGAGCTTTACAGTGTCCCCGTGGAGATAGAGACCGAGGTATCGCGCTCACTTGGGCCGGGTAGCGGCATCGTTGTCTGGGCTGAAACTGATTCGCTGAGGCTCGGAGGGGACGCCCTCGGAAAACGCGGAAAACCCGCTGAAGTTGTCGGCAGGGAAGCGGCGGACGAACTCATAGAACAGCTGACCCTGAGGAAGGCCGTCGATAAGTTCCTTGCCGACCAGCTGATACCTTTCCTGGCCTTCGCGGGCGGAGAGATAGGAGTAACGGAGATAACCAGCCACCTAATCACCAACGTCTGGGTTGTGGAGCAGTTCCTCGGCAGAATCTTTGAGGTGGAGGGAGAAATCGGGGGGCCGGGGGTTGTGAGGGTGGAGGTTTAG